From Halichoerus grypus chromosome 6, mHalGry1.hap1.1, whole genome shotgun sequence, one genomic window encodes:
- the TMEM114 gene encoding transmembrane protein 114, whose translation MRVHLGMLAGAAALTGALSFVLLAAAIGTDFWYIIDTERLERGGPGARGRAGAANRSELEPLSSHSGLWRTCRVQSPCVPLMNPFWQENVTVSDSSRQLLTMHGTFVILLPLSLILMVFGGMTGFLSFLLRVSILLLLTGTLFLFGALLTLAGISVYIVYSAAAFREAQCLLEEKALLDQVDIRFGWSLALGWMSFIAELLTGAAFMGAARVLSLRQRQDRAI comes from the exons ATGCGGGTGCACCTGGGCATGCTGGCAGGCGCGGCAGCGCTGACCGGGGCGCTCAGCTTTGTGCTCCTGGCGGCCGCCATCGGCACGGACTTCTGGTACATCATTGACACCGAGCGGCTGGAGCGGGGCGGCccgggggcgcggggccgggcgggggccgcCAACCGCAGCGAGCTCGAACCTCTGAGCTCGCACTCTGGCCTCTGGCGCACCTGCCGGG TCCAGAGCCCGTGCGTGCCGCTGATGAACCCCTTCTGGCAGGAGAACGTGACCGTCAGCGACTCAAGCCGACAACTTCTCA CCATGCATGGGACATTTGTGATTCTGCTGCCGCTCAGCCTGATCCTGATGGTGTTCGGGGGGATGACGGGGTTTCTGAGCTTCCTCCTTCGAGTCTCcatcctcctcctgctcacaggGACCCTCTTCCTCTTTGGAG CCTTGCTGACCCTGGCTGGAATCAGTGTCTACATCGTGTACTCGGCGGCCGCCTTCCGGGAGGCGCAGTGTCTCCTGGAGGAGAAGGCCCTCCTGGACCAGGTGGACATCCGCTTCGGCTGgtccctggccctgggctggaTGAGCTTCATCGCCGAGCTGCTCACTGGGGCGGCCTTTATGGGGGCGGCCCGCGTGCTCAGCCTGAGACAGAGGCAGGACCGGGCCATATGA